The genomic window GAGACTTTCGCCTAGCCCGCCTCGGGTGCCTCCGGGGCGTGACGGAGACAGAGCCCCGATTTGAGGGGATTGAGACCACATGGCGGCTCAAGGCATACGATATCTGGACCGGGACGGAGACAGAGCCCCGATTTGAGGGGATTGAGACTGCGTTTGCTGGTCGCTTGACGAATTGCAGCGAGTACGACGGAGACAGAGCCCCGATTTGAGGGGATTGAGACACTCATGGTCTCTCCTTTCGGTTGTGCCCATCACTGACGGAGACAGAGCCCCGATTTGAGGGGATTGAGACTAGGGGTGATTTTTGGCATTATTTCCTCCCTCCTGCAGACGGAGACAGAGCCCCGATTTGAGGGGATTGAGACAGGCGTCCATGAGCAACTCTGCTCCGGCGTGCTTCGAGACGGAGACAGAGCCCCGATTTGAGGGGATTGAGACTGTTGCCCCGCTCCCACCCGAGACGGGATGTCCCGTCCCATGACGGAGACAGAGCCCCGATTTGAGGGGATTGAGACTGCAATCACATGTCTGGCACTCGGATCCCACTCTGAGACGGAGACAGAGCCCCGATTTGAGGGGATTGAGACAACTGGTCGGTGTATTTACTCATGGTCTCTCCTTTCGGACGGAGACAGAGCCCCGATTTGAGGGGATTGAGACTTGCCTCTTGGATAGTCTTTCTCATTTCCTTCAAGAGACGGAGACAGAGCCCCGATTTGAGGGGATTGAGACTTGACGATACGACGGACGCTATCTGCGGTTCCGTGGGACGGAGACAGAGCCCCGATTTGAGGGGATTGAGACATCCGCGAATTCGGCAATCGTCTGCCAGAAGAATTCCGACGGAGACAGAGCCCCGATTTGAGGGGATTGAGACAACCATGCTCCGGTGGCACACCATACAGGTGTGCATTTGGACGGAGACAGAGCCCCGATTTGAGGGGATTGAGACATTAATGACATCAATGAGAGCACTCAATTGATTTTCAGACGGAGACAGAGCCCCGATTTGAGGGGATTGAGACATGATCTTGATAACTGCGTGTACTCAATCGAAGTGTGACGGAGACAGAGCCCCGATTTGAGGGGATTGAGACTTATCCGTACAAAAAACGAAATGAGACCTATTCTCCTGACGGAGACAGAGCCCCGATTTGAGGGGATTGAGACTTCCGTGTTCGGGGCACGCGGCGTGCCAGTGGACGAGACGGAGACAGAGCCCCGATTTGAGGGGATTGAGACCAGCGACGCGCCGTGTCGGCGAGCAATCTTGTCCGCCGACGGAGACAGAGCCCCGATTTGAGGGGATTGAGACTTGGGACACTCAACGCGCCTAGTGGTGATCGTCATGGACGGAGACAGAGCCCCGATTTGAGGGGATTGAGACGGATTTCCTCGATCACGTCCGTTGAGCGGTCTATGGGACGGAGACAGAGCCCCGATTTGAGGGGATTGAGACCATTTGTTTTCCGAAGGCGGTCTTCAATCCGCCTTCGGACGGAGACAGAGCCCCGATTTGAGGGGATTGAGACTTTCCGACGAGACCCAATTCTCCGGGTTAAACCGAACGACGGAGACAGAGCCCCGATTTGAGGGGATTGAGACATGCAGCATCAAATGATCTTGATAGTTGTGTGTACTCTGACGGAGACAGAGCCCCGATTTGAGGGGATTGAGACAAGATCGGGAACAATCCATCGGTCGACCGGCCTTGTTGACGGAGACAGAGCCCCGATTTGAGGGGATTGAGACATACTGCTCCCGATCTGGTTAGCTGATCCTGGTCAGTGACGGAGACAGAGCCCCGATTTGAGGGGATTGAGACAGGATTTTTCCGAAGTTCGTGAGGCTCACGGCCTCGTGAGACGGAGACAGAGCCCCGATTTGAGGGGATTGAGACCCCGGCTAACCCCTCGGAAGGACATGATCTGTGTGGCTGTCCTGACGGAGACAGAGCCCCGATTTGAGGGGATTGAGACACTCCTGCGGTTGCACATGGTCTATTGTCAACTGGACGGAGACAGAGCCCCGATTTGAGGGGATTGAGACAACCCCTCGTAGACGTACAAATCCACGAGGGCGCGAGGACGGAGACAGAGCCCCGATTTGAGGGGATTGAGACGTGCCCCAGATTCACCGTCGCAAACCAGTGCCGTCTGACGGAGACAGAGCCCCGATTTGAGGGGATTGAGACATGACGGATTCGTTTCTGACTGTGAAAGAACGCATATTTGACGGAGACAGAGCCCCGATTTGAGGGGATTGAGACTCCAGGACGGATTCGTTTCTGACTGTGAAGGCTTGGACGGAGACAGAGCCCCGATTTGAGGGGATTGAGACTTGATTGATGTCATCAAGATCACCATCATAATTAATAGACGGAGACAGAGCCCCGATTTGAGGGGATTGAGACAGAGAGTCGAGCCTCGTCAAGAACCGATCGGCATCGACGGAGACAGAGCCCCGATTTGAGGGGATTGAGACATAATTCCGGCCGCTCTCAGGGCGGCCATGACGTCCGACGGAGACAGAGCCCCGATTTGAGGGGATTGAGACTCCCAACGCTCGGCAGGGCTCGACTCGTTCGAGAGTGACGGAGACAGAGCCCCGATTTGAGGGGATTGAGACTTGGCCTGTTTGTGCCCCGATCCGGTGTAATAATCTGACGGAGACAGAGCCCCGATTTGAGGGGATTGAGACTCCATGGCATCCCGAACGCGTTCTTTATCCCAATAAGACGGAGACAGAGCCCCGATTTGAGGGGATTGAGACTGATCCGAAAAGAGAACGGGTCCAAAGTCTTAAAGACGGAGACAGAGCCCCGATTTGAGGGGATTGAGACTGCTTCGTCATGCTCGACCTCCTTCGGGGTGTTCAGGACGGAGACAGAGCCCCGATTTGAGGGGATTGAGACTGCTTCGTCATGCTCGACCTCCTTCGGGGTGTTCAGGACGGAGACAGAGCCCCGATTTGAGGGGATTGAGACTTTGATTTTTTCCTGATCTACTTTAAAGGCATTGGCGACGGAGACAGAGCCCCGATTTGAGGGGATTGAGACTTCTGCAATTGAGATTTGGCAACACCTTTAATCTTGTGACGGAGACAGAGCCCCGATTTGAGGGGATTGAGACGCGCGAATAGCCTTGTCCCAATCGAACTGGTTCTTGTGACGGAGACAGAGCCCCGATTTGAGGGGATTGAGACGCGCGAATAGCCTTGTCCCAATCGAACTGGTTCTTGCGACGGAGACAGAGCCCCGATTTGAGGGGATTGAGACGCGGCGTAGGCCCGCTCGAAGTTGGCAATCGCTTTGACGGAGACAGAGCCCCGATTTGAGGGGATTGAGACTTCCCGGTAATCCGATGGGGCTGGCGCAGGATCACGGGACGGAGACAGAGTCCCGATTTGAGAGGACCGTAAGCAAGCCCTTTCGGCTCGTTGTCAGCTTCACGGGAATGTAGAGTAAATGTTTCCGGGTTCGGGGTTCAGCCGAAACACCGCGCGGGCCTTGCTTGGAAACACCCGGCAACGAACCCGGGCTCATGGGCGTGAACGAATGTGGTGGGATTCAAAAAATGAGCCCTCCCCCGGAAAGTCTTGTGCTTCCCGGGGAGGGCCCGCTATCAGGTCGGGGTTTGTCGTTTCAACTTACCTGTGGCCGCGTTATCGCTAACACCCGCGTTATCACCCGCAGCCGTACTGTCGTTCAGAGCCGCGTTATCGCTCGCATGCCGTCAAGGTTTCTCATCAGCCTTTTTCTTGCCGGCTGGGCCCTGCTGCTGCCCATGCTGGGGCTGCTGCCCCTGCTGAGGCCTTGGCTGCTGAACGCCCTGCTGCTGTCTTGGCTGCTGAGCCCCGGGCCTCTGTTCCTGCATTTGGGGCCTGCGTTGTTCCTGAACCTGGGGCCGTCGCTGTTCCTGCATTTGCGGCCTGCGTTGTTCCTGCACCTGGGGCCGTCTCTGTTCCTGAACTTCCGGCCTGCGCTGCGGCTGCTGCTCCTGAGGCTTGATCGTCCTCCGATCGTCCTGCGCCGGCGGCCGCCGCTGTTCCTGTACCTGAGGCCTTCTTTGCTCCTGCACCTCCGGGCGTCGCTGTTCCTGCATTTGCGGCCTTCTTTGCTCCTGCACGCCGGGCCGTTTTTGTTCCTGCATGTCCGGCCTGCGCTGCGGCTGCTGCTCCTGAGGCTTGATCGTCCTCCGGTCATCCTGTGCCGGCGGGCGTCGCTGATCCTGGAGCTGCGGCCGCTGTCCCGGGCCCTGCTGCGAAGGCTCGTCCCGCTTTATTCTCTGCTCGGGCTGCCGGGGACCCCTCGGTTCCGAAACCTCTCGTCCCGTACCCGGTCTGCCGGGCTGAACCTGCTCGCCGGGCCTGGCCGGTTGAAGCTGCCCGCCGGGTTTCGTCACTTCCCGTCTGCCTGCCGGCCCTCCGTCACCGGGCCTGGCCGGCTGGACCTGGCCGGGTACCGTTCGCGGACCCGCCGTGGGAGCATCCGATCCCCGACCCCTGACTTCCGCGGCCGGCCGGACCCTCTGCTTGATTTCCCTTTGTTGGAACCGCACCTCGGAAGCCGGTTTGTTCACTTCGCCGGCCGAAACCACCTTGTTGGTGATCCTTGGCCGTTCCACCACGGCTTTCTGCACCGGAGCGGCCTTCCTTGCGTTCGCGGCGTTCTGCCGGATGAGGGCGGCGTTCATCCGCGGCGATTCCTGCTTCGCCAGCCGCTCGTTTTGCACGATCCGGTTCACCACCGTCTGGTGAGGCTTCCTCACCACGTTGACGTTGCTGAAGTTGTAGCGCCTGCGGTCGGTATTGTAGTTGTTGACGACCGTGTTGTTCACCACCGGAGCTCCCCGGAAGTTGTTGATGATGGTGGTATGGTTGATGTTCGTCACCCTCACGTTCCGGTAGTTCCTCACGCCGTAGAAATTATTGTGGTTCACCACCACGGCGCGGTTGTACCACCTGTAGCTTCCGATGTTGATGCGGACAGCGGCCACGTTGGTCACCACGACCGCCCGCGGTCCCCAGCGCCGATGACAATAGTACGGCTCCATAGGGGCCAGCGGAATCCAGCCGACCTGCGCCCCGGTGCCGATCCACGCCACGCGTCCGGGATACCACCCGAATCCGACCACGCCCGGCGTCACGCGGACTCTCACCACAGGAGGCGCCCAGAACCACGCATTGCCCACCATCACCCAGTTGCCGTAGTGATGGGTGACGTATCCGAACGGCTCTTCAGGAACCCAGGTGTTGTCCTCGTTCCACACCGTCCAGCGCCCGGCCGTGAAAGGAGCCCAGTCCCGCTCGACGCGCACGGGCCTCCAGAGCCTCTGGCGCCGGCCTTCGTACTCGACTTCCTCCCAACGCCCGCTCTCGTCCAGGGCGTACGCATCGTCCTGAATGGCGGGCGGCAGGTACTTGACGGAATCGCCGCGCACCGTCATCCGCTTCGACCACAGGGCGTCGCGGTTCGCGTTCCAGTCGTCCCAGTCGGCATCCACATTGCCTTCGCCCGATGCCACTTCCCGCTCGTCCGCAACGATGGAGGACGCGCCGGGAAGGACCTCGTACTTGGTCCCCGTCGCGTTGTGAACGAAGTCCACGTCACCCTTGATCGCAATCACCTCGGCGGATTGATCCCCCACGTAGAGGTCGAATACCGCTCCGGGTTGCGCCATCACGTAGCCGAAAGGAGTCGTCGCCTGGATCACGGCCTCGGAGCTCTTGTCATAGAAGCGCGTGACGCCGGAAGCGACGTCGATGACCGTCGCGTCGGGCTTGAGCGTGATCAGCTGGATCTGCGTGTCCCCGCTGATCCTCGCCCAGCTGTTGTTGGGCATGATGAACTCCGCCTTGCCGTCCTGATCCGAATACAGGGCGTCGTCCAGCCCGAACGGCGCATCCTGCACCGTGGCCACCCAGTCCTTCTCGTCCGGAACATATCGCAGCAACTGGCCTTCCACGTGGGATATCCTCCCCACCAGCACGGCCTCGTCGTCCTCGGAAGCCTGAGGCTGGGCGTGGACGGCAGGCGCCGCCGCAACAAGAAAAACCAGGATCAATCCTAACCACTTCAGTTTGTTCATGTACCCTCTCCTTGTATGTCCAATGACATCCAGTTACACGGAATTCCTCTCCGCATCGAAAAAGGAGCCGCTCATCCAAGGGATCATCCCGGCGAACGCCCGTTCGTCCGCGACTTCCTTCCATCCCCTTGTGAAACGGACTTCGCTCCTCCACCGGAGGCTCCGGTTTCATCGCAGCGATACATCCTCTTTCGGGTGAACTCATGAAAGCAATAAGCGTTCCATCTTGCCCTGCCCCGATTCTCAAAGATCATCCCGCGGGCGCAAAGCCCTGAAAAACCGCTCCGGTTTCCGGGATTTCGAGCGCCGATCCAGCCGACACGCCGCACTCCGCCCCGAACCGGCGCAAACACCGCATAATACGAAGTTACCTAGAAGATAGATTCCCGGGTGAGTCTGTTTTCATGCTTCGCGGGTGTCGCAGGGGGCATGGATAATTGCGTTCAAGATGGATCTTTCAAGCACAAAAGAGCGGGGGAATGATTCCCCCGCACCCCCCAAGTTTCGGCCACACGCGCAAGCGCGTGAGGCCGAGTGCTCGGCGCTGTCGGCGACTGGCCGAAGGCCGCCGCCGCAGCGACACACGGAGCCGCGAAGCGGCGTGGGGGTGTGGGGGATACGTCCCCCACGCTTTTAGAGTATCATTTTGAACGCAAACACCGCATGAGCCCGCCGGGATCGCTCCCCGGCCCGGCTCTCGGACGCCGGGCCGGGCGCGTCGAGGCCCCGCGTCATCGCCGACCGCCGCGAATCCCGATTACAAAATCTGCACTCGGTTACATTTGTTGCACAAGGTCCAGCCGTTCATCACTCATCTTTTTGGATGACCATGCGACCGCGAACCCGGAAAATAACGAAATAGCGTCATTTTAATGAAAACGTACGGCGAACGGATCCCCGCGTCCCCCAAACCCGCCGGGCATCGTTACAGGCTGAAGCTCTGCTCGGTTCCGGCATACCGTTTTCTGAGCAGGGGTTTCTCTATTTTTCCGGTCGGGTTGCGGGGCACCGCCGCAAAGATGATCCTGCGCGGCCGCTTGTACCGGGGCAGCCCCTCGCAAAAGTCCATGACCTCCCGCTCGGTGAGCTCCTGCCCCGTCTTCACCTGGACCACCGCCGTGGCCAACTCCCCCAGGCGCGCGCTGGGAAGGCCGATGACCGCAACATCCCGGATCTTGGGGTGCGCCTGCAAAAAATCCTCGATTTCCACCGGGTAGATGTTTTCTCCACCGGTTATGATGACGTCCTTCTTCCTGTCCACCAGCCAGATGAACCCGTCCTCGTCCTGGCGGGCCATGTCGCCCGTGAACAGCCACCCGTCGTCGAGCACCTCCCGGGTGGCTTCGGGATTGCGGTAGTATTCCTTCATGACCCCCGGCCCCTTGACCGCCAGCTCGCCGATTTCACCCTTTGCCACCGGTTCGCGCCCGGAGCTCACGATCTTGATTTCCCAATCAAAGCCTGGAACGCCGATGGCCCCGACCTTGTGCATGTTCTCCACCCCCAGGTGCACGCACCCCGGTCCCGTGCATTCCGTCAGGCCGTAGTTGGTGTCGTACTGGTGGTGGGGAAACACTTTTTTCCACTGCTTGACCAGGCTCGGCGGGACGGGCTGGGCGCCGATATGCATCAGGCGCCATTGCCGCAGATTGTAGTGACTGAGCTTGACGTCCCGGTTCTCCACGGCGAACAGGATGTCCAGCGCCCACGGCACCAGGAGCCACACGATGGTCACTTTTTCCTCGGACACCGCCTCCAGGATCCACCGGGGTTCCGTGCCCCTGAGCACGACGGCCCTGGCGCCGACGATGAGGTTTCCGAACCAGTGCATCTTGGCGCCCGTATGATAGAGGGGAGGAATGCACAGGAAGTTGTCCGCATGCGTCTGATGGTGGTGGCTGTTTTCGGCGTAACAGGCGAATTCCAGGTTTCGATGCGTGAGAAGGGTCGCCTTGGGACTGCCGGTGGTGCCCGAGGTGAAGTAGAGGGCCGCGTCGTCCAGGGTATTGAGGTCGACCCGGGGATCGAGCGCGGAGCCGGACGCGAGGAAAGCGCCGTAGTCTTCGGCGTAGTCCGGCCGGACCTCGTCGGGTCCCACGAACACGTAGCTCTTCACGGTGTCGAGTCTTTCCCTGACGGCGTTCACGCGGTCCACGAACTCGGGACCGAAGAAGAAGGTCCCGGCCTCGGTCACCTGGACGCAGCGTTCGATGGCGGCCGCGTCGAATCTGAAGTTGAGAGGCACCGCCAAGGCGCCCGTGCGCAATATCCCGAAGTAGATGGGCAGCCATTCCAGGCAAT from Syntrophobacter fumaroxidans MPOB includes these protein-coding regions:
- a CDS encoding DUF6600 domain-containing protein; protein product: MNKLKWLGLILVFLVAAAPAVHAQPQASEDDEAVLVGRISHVEGQLLRYVPDEKDWVATVQDAPFGLDDALYSDQDGKAEFIMPNNSWARISGDTQIQLITLKPDATVIDVASGVTRFYDKSSEAVIQATTPFGYVMAQPGAVFDLYVGDQSAEVIAIKGDVDFVHNATGTKYEVLPGASSIVADEREVASGEGNVDADWDDWNANRDALWSKRMTVRGDSVKYLPPAIQDDAYALDESGRWEEVEYEGRRQRLWRPVRVERDWAPFTAGRWTVWNEDNTWVPEEPFGYVTHHYGNWVMVGNAWFWAPPVVRVRVTPGVVGFGWYPGRVAWIGTGAQVGWIPLAPMEPYYCHRRWGPRAVVVTNVAAVRINIGSYRWYNRAVVVNHNNFYGVRNYRNVRVTNINHTTIINNFRGAPVVNNTVVNNYNTDRRRYNFSNVNVVRKPHQTVVNRIVQNERLAKQESPRMNAALIRQNAANARKAAPVQKAVVERPRITNKVVSAGEVNKPASEVRFQQREIKQRVRPAAEVRGRGSDAPTAGPRTVPGQVQPARPGDGGPAGRREVTKPGGQLQPARPGEQVQPGRPGTGREVSEPRGPRQPEQRIKRDEPSQQGPGQRPQLQDQRRPPAQDDRRTIKPQEQQPQRRPDMQEQKRPGVQEQRRPQMQEQRRPEVQEQRRPQVQEQRRPPAQDDRRTIKPQEQQPQRRPEVQEQRRPQVQEQRRPQMQEQRRPQVQEQRRPQMQEQRPGAQQPRQQQGVQQPRPQQGQQPQHGQQQGPAGKKKADEKP
- a CDS encoding class I adenylate-forming enzyme family protein, with amino-acid sequence MLITEMLARNARLYPDEVALVERDPAQKSRREISWRTFDEQANRVATALLQRGVGKGDRVVHLLMNCLEWLPIYFGILRTGALAVPLNFRFDAAAIERCVQVTEAGTFFFGPEFVDRVNAVRERLDTVKSYVFVGPDEVRPDYAEDYGAFLASGSALDPRVDLNTLDDAALYFTSGTTGSPKATLLTHRNLEFACYAENSHHHQTHADNFLCIPPLYHTGAKMHWFGNLIVGARAVVLRGTEPRWILEAVSEEKVTIVWLLVPWALDILFAVENRDVKLSHYNLRQWRLMHIGAQPVPPSLVKQWKKVFPHHQYDTNYGLTECTGPGCVHLGVENMHKVGAIGVPGFDWEIKIVSSGREPVAKGEIGELAVKGPGVMKEYYRNPEATREVLDDGWLFTGDMARQDEDGFIWLVDRKKDVIITGGENIYPVEIEDFLQAHPKIRDVAVIGLPSARLGELATAVVQVKTGQELTEREVMDFCEGLPRYKRPRRIIFAAVPRNPTGKIEKPLLRKRYAGTEQSFSL